In Falsibacillus albus, one genomic interval encodes:
- the mscL gene encoding large conductance mechanosensitive channel protein MscL, whose amino-acid sequence MWNEFKKFAVKGNVIDLAVGIIIGGAFGKIVSSAVNDIIMPIVGIMMGGVDFSKLSYQFYHAEIKYGLFLQTVLDFFLIAFSIFLFVHFYNRFRRKEEEKPAAAKPDPKEELLKEIRDLLKNQSSSEGG is encoded by the coding sequence TTGTGGAATGAATTCAAAAAATTTGCGGTAAAAGGCAATGTCATCGACTTGGCAGTAGGGATCATCATCGGAGGCGCATTCGGAAAAATTGTATCCTCTGCAGTGAACGACATTATTATGCCCATTGTCGGCATCATGATGGGCGGCGTCGATTTTTCAAAGCTATCCTATCAATTTTATCATGCCGAAATCAAATATGGGCTATTTCTACAAACCGTACTCGATTTCTTTCTCATCGCTTTTTCCATTTTCCTTTTCGTGCACTTTTATAACCGGTTCAGGAGAAAGGAAGAGGAGAAACCTGCCGCGGCTAAACCGGATCCAAAAGAAGAGCTTCTGAAAGAAATACGGGATTTATTGAAGAATCAGAGTTCCAGTGAAGGAGGCTGA